From the Phycisphaeraceae bacterium genome, the window AGCGGCCAGCAACGCCAGCGCGCCGATAACCGTGACCGATGCCGTGACCGCGCCAGCCACCGCACCCGCGACACGCCCGAAGAAGCCTCTGTTTCGCTCTATCCCAAATCGCATATCCACCTCCCGAATGCCGAACGAGCCATTCTTCGAGGTGAAGGTACACCACGATGGGCAAACTGCCCAACGAACTGGCGGAATATCGACCGCCCCTCGGATGATCTTGGCGGGAAGAGGCTTGCGAGGGCTTCAGACTCCGGCGCGGGCAGCGAGCACGAGGCCTACGAAGATTTCGTGGTCGGCTTCGAGGTCGAAGTGGCGCACGACTTCGCAATCGAGGGCTGCGATGCACTTGGTGAGGATCGGTGAGCCGGTGACGAGTTGATCGACCGCGAAAGCGTCGAACGGATCCTCAAAGGAATCCATCTCTTCGAAATCGACTGGGTCGGCGTTGAACTTGCGCAGGACGAGTTTCTGGGATGTGTCGACGACGCAAATCGCGAAGTAGTGGCTATCGCGGATCAGGGGCTCGATCGGGTGGCCTTTGCGGGCTGCGACGGCGATGAGGCGGGGTTCGAGAGAGCAAGGCTGGGCAGAGAGAACGCGCATGCCTGCCCGTTGACCGTCATAAGCCGAGGTCATGATGCAGGTTCCGACCCCGAGGAAGCCGAGTGCGCGATCGATCGTGTCTGCCATGGACATTGCCCAAGTGTATCGACTGAATACGGGCGTCATTGTGATTGCGTTTTGTTTGGATGTTATGGGGGCTGAGGATTCAAGTTTTGAAGAAAAAATGTCGAAAAGGGGGTGTTGTGGGTTGCATTGTGGGCGAAAGTGGGTAGGATGCCCATACCATGAAGCGGGAGGCGTTCCAAGGTGCTGTTCACGGGTCAGACGGAGGCGACGATCGACGCCAAGTTTCGGTTGGCGATTCCGTCGAAGTTTCGCGCCCGTTGGAACCCGGATACGGACGGGGCGACGTGGTATTGCGTGCCTTGGCCGGAAGACGGCGTGCTTCGGCTGTATACGGAAAAGTGGTTCGAGAGCGCGGCGCTCAAGCGGGAAGAGACGCTGACGCCGGCACAGGACGCGGCGAATCTGGAATCGACGTTCTTCGGCAATACCGAGCAGCTGGATGTGGACGCCAACTTCCGGGTCAGGCTTCCGACGTGGCATTTGGAATTGATCAAACTTCCGCGCGAGGTCATGGTGATCGGCGCGGGGAATCGGCTCGAGGTGCGTTCGCGCGAGCTGTGGCTCGCAACGCAGCAATCGCGGTTTCAGGAAATGCGATCGCAGGTCGCCAGGCAGGAGTCTCGCTCGCACGGACAGTGAGCGGGTTTGACGGTCGAGGAGAGATCCCGGGCAGGCATGATGCCAACCGGGTCTACGTCCGCAGCGGCTCGACAGGGCCGGGTCGGGCGTTTGACAGATAGATGTGTTCCTGACGCCAGGATTTGGGCGTCAGTGCGGCCTGTGCGGAGTTCATGGATGAACGCCGTGCAGATGGGAATGAATCCCATGCCGCGAACAAGCCAGCCGTGGGATCGACTTCGCAGGGCTCCATGATGGGGCAGACAAGCGCAAGGACGCGCGACCTGAGATTCGAGACCCACACAGGCCCCAGCGTTCGCTCGGCTGATCCCCGATCGAACGCCTTTGCCTCAGCCCCGGATCTGAGGCTGCACACCTCCCGCAGCCCGATCCAACGATAAAGCCCGCTGGTCCCACCCGGCGGGCTTTTGTTTTGTGCTTTGGTGCTGAGCGAGGGCTTGCTTCGACGAATCAGTTTGACTGTTGAAGCGCTCTTGTCGGCTTCTGGTGAATGCGCTTGCCGAGGAGTCGCTCGATGGAATACGGCTGATCGCCGAGGGTGCGGGTGATTTCGACGGCTTGATCGAGTGTGTATCCTCGCTCGCGAACGAGGTAGGCCTGCCACATGACGCGAGCGCGTGCGCCCGAGAGGCAGTGGACGAGAACAGGGCCATGGGCAGATTCGATGGCGTGGGCGAAGGCATCGACATCGGCGGGCTCGTAACCATCGTCGCCGCCGAGGGGGATGTGGATGTAGTTGATGCCGAGTGCGCTGAGGGCGGCAGCCTCGTCGAAGCCGGGCGTTCCGCCTTCTTCGTCGATGGTGTCGCGTGCGAGTTCGATCATTTCGCTGGTGCTGCGGAGGTTGATGACGGTGCGCACGCCGCGGTCGGCCATGCGTTCGAAAGCTTCGGCGTCGAGTTGCGGGCCGAAGTACATATCGCCGGCGAGGTAGATGCGTGATTCTCCTTCGACGGCCTGGCCGGTGGTGATGCGCGGGCTCGCGGAGCGATGCGAAGAGCAGGCAGTGAGCGTGAGGGCGAGGACAATGGCAGTGACGATGTGAAGAGTGTGATTCATGGGCACAGAATACACCGCATGCCGCCTCGGTTGCGCCACGGGATTGTCACAAGGTGCGGGAGGTCATGTGCGCCCGCCAATTTGGCCGGAGCGGCTTGACCGCAGGTATTGCGCAGCAACACCAAGCAAGACCAAACCAAGCGCGATGAAACAGGCGACCCGAACAACGGGACTGACCTGTGAGATGTCGTAGGTCAGTGCCTTTGCGACGGTCAGGAGCAGGAGCCCGATTCCAACATAGCGAAGCCAAGGGATTCGTCGAATAAATCCGGTCAGCAACATGACGATGGCGCAAATGGCCCACCAGAAAGACACAGATCCGGCGCGGAGCGTGTGATCGTTGGTCATTGAGCCTGCGACACGAGCAACATCCAGCGTTGTGGCAAGGAGCAGAAGAAGCAGTGCAGTGCCCCACCCGACGTAGCGAGCGGTGCGGATCTGGTCTTCGGTGCGTCGAGCGACGACAAGAGCGAATGCGGCCCAGAGCCCGACGAGTGGAAGGCACCAGAGGAGACCTGGGTGGGTAAAGAGCGGCGTAGGAGTACGCGAAAGATACCAATCGCTGTTGGGGAAGGTGGCGATCCATACGAGCGAAGCCAGGAAGGCAAAAACAACTGATGCAACACAGAGCCATTCGCGATTGCGTGTTGCTAACAATCCCAGGCCGACGACGCTGAACACGATGTAAGCGAGGAGGACGCCGCGTGCTGTCACATCGGGGTGCACGACGCTCAGTGCGATCAGGCCGCAGGCTATGACGATCTGGAAGATGCGAAGGACCTTCAGCGCGAGATTGGTTTCGTGTGCGTCCTGCTCAACGGGATGGCGCGTGAGTTCGGCGGCGACGAACCAGGCGGCTGCAGAGATCAGCATCAGACCCATCCACCACGAAGGGACGATGCCGAGGACAGTCGGCGTACCGATGTGAAGAGGACTACCGACTTCGATCAGGACTCGCGCAGCCCCGATGACAAGCAGCGCACCGCCATAAAACGCGAGTGAAACTGCTCGCATCCAGTGTCCTGCCGCGCTTGCACCAAGCCCGAGCAGGACCCAGATGGCAATCTGTGACCATGCGGTGTCAATCCCGACGAGGATGGCTACAGGAAGCAATGCGCCTGCCTGGCAAAGGAGCGAAGCGCCGACAGACTCGGCGGTTGTCTCGGGTTTTTGGGTGAAGGCGTCGAGCATTCCTGCGAGCGCAAGCCCGCCGAGCAAAGTCGCCATTGCGGCACCGGCCGGTACGAGCCACATGGATGTAAGCCCGAAGTTATCAGCGAGAACCCAGAGGGAGCCGACGGTCCAGAGCGTGGTTGAAAAGCTGACGACTCCGGCGCGGAGCCTCATATTCCGTTCGTTGCGGCGAGGCAGCGCGAGGCGTGTTGCGTGAACGATCCCCCACGTGAGAACAACGAAAGCGGCACCAACTGCTGGCGCGCCAACTGCCGCTATCCAAAGGAAGCCGAAAATGCCAGTTGCCCACCAGACTATTGGAGCAAGTGCGTGATATCGACGGTCGCGAACAGCCAGAACTGAACCGACGAGCAGCAGGCTGAGGAGATATGGAGGAAGTGCCCAGTCAGGACTGCTGGATTTGGAGAGGAGGATCGGCGTGATATATCCACAGGCCATTGAGAGAATAGCCAGAGTCAGCGAACCGGAACGCAGCGCCAGCCCAATCCCAAGCACGACCACCGAAACCAACAGAATGAAGGTCGTGCCCGAGCCAACGAGCGCGAAAAAGGCATAGGCTGCGTACGCGGTGGTAAAGAGTACTCCCTGCCCGGCTGCGATAATCCCTATTGATGCGAAACGCCCGAAGCGTCGCTCGACGAGAAGCCCGGTACCGATGAGAGCAACGCCGAAGCAGGCGGCGAACAAACATCGCACGGCGGGCGGGATCGCTCCGATCCAGCCCTGGTCATAAGCGAGTTTGAGAAAGAAACCAACACCAGCAACAACGATCAGCGCACCAAGTACGAGGAACCAACGGCCACCGATCAGTTGTTCCATTGTTGCGTGAGGCTTTGTCGAGTCGGTTTTGGCGGTAGCAGCGCGTGGTGGATCTGCGTATGCAGGAAGCTCGAGTGACTCGTTGGTACGAGGCGATGAATACGCCGGCCGTTCGGTGTGAAGCGGAATTTCGGCTGGCGGAAGCGGCGGCGTGTCAACCTGATCGGTGGCGGGTTGGTGGATGGTCAAGTCGTCTAGACCACCGACTTGTTCGAGTCGGGCTAGGCGCTTCTCAATATCTGCGAGACGCTTGAGTATTCGCGCGTTGACGTGATCCATCGCACTCCCATGCCAAGGGTCGGCAGCAAGGAACTTGTCACGAAAGAATAGCAGAATCGGAGATTGTCCGCGCTGGCTCGGCGATCATCGCTCACTCGCCTGTTCGCTTTTGAGGTCGCGGCTCATGAGCATGCCGATGGCGTCGATCGGGTCGAGGCCTTCGAAGAGCACGGCGTGCGTTGCCTCGACGATGGGCATTTCGACGCGAAAGCGCTGTGCGAGATCGACGACTGATTTGGTTGTTGCGACGCCTTCGACGACGAAGGGGGATTCGGCGAGGTATGTGGCGAGTCTTGCGCCGCGGCCGAGTGCTTCGCCGAGCGAGCGATTTCGTCCTTCGGGGCTGAAGCAGGTGGTTGCGAGGTCGCCGACGCCTGCGATGCCGAAGAACGTGGCGCTGGATGCTCCCATTGCGGTACCGAGGCGAGTGATCTCGGCCAGGCCTCGCGCGAGGAGTGCGCTCTTGGCGTTGGAGCCGGCACCGAGGCCATCGATGATGCCTGCAGCGATGGCGATGACGTTTTTCATGGCGCCTGCGAGTTCGACGCCGAGCATGTCATCGTTGGTGTAGACGCGGAGCCAACTGGCAGAGAACAGTTGCTGCACGCGCTGGCTGAAGCCGGGTGCATCGCTTGCGACGACCATAGTGGCGGGGAGGCGCCTTGCCAGTTCTGTGGCGATGGTCGGGCCACTCAGGACGCCCAGTGGTCGAGGTGCTGCGTCCATGTCGTCGGCGAGAACGTCGGCCATGATCTGCGTGGGGCGGAGGAGGGTTTTATTTTCGATTCCTTTGGCGACGCTGAGCATCGCGGCTCCGCGCGGTATGTGCGAGCGCAGGCGTTCGAACACGCTGCGGATGAACTGGACTGGAATTGCCACGACGACCAGATCGACCCCTTCGAGCGCGTCGGCATCGGTGAGGGCGACGCGCACGGCATCGGGCAGCACAAACCCAGGGAGGCGTCGACTCGAACGGGTTTGGACAATGAGCCCGGCTTCATCTTCGGAGTGGCCCCACATCACGACCTCGGGAGCATGTCCTGGGTCTGTTCGGTCGGTTCCGGCGAGCAGTCCCGCGCTCACCAGCCCCATCTGGCCCAGCCCGAGCACGCAGGTCCGCGAGAAAGCAGGGAGTTTTCCGGATTTTTGGGCTCGTGTCACAGTGGGATTCCTGGCCTGCGGGTGAAGGAATGCAAAACCTTGACCCCCGCGATGACGTAAGCCTATGCGTCGGCTCAGGAACAGAAGGCAAGCCTCCTCGCCTACGATCGGCGTTCCTGCGGCACTGCGGCCCAATTCTGCGGGCAGGCGAACACTTCAACCAGAACCACGGGAGTTCCGGATGACTCAGGCATCGGCATCAAAGACACACGATCACGATCACAAGCACGATCACAAGCACGATCACAAGCACGATCACAAGCACGACGAAGGCGTGGCGTGCTGTTCGCACCACGAGATACAGAGCGATCGTTATCTGATTGTGTATCTGGTCGGCGGTGTGCTGGCTTTGGTGAGTTGGGTGGCCAATGCGTTCAATGTCACCGATCCGGCGGTTGCGAAGCTGCCGGCGCTGGTTGGCGCGCTGCTGCTGGGCAGTACGCTTTTCCGGGCCGCGTTCAAGGAAATTCTGAGGGCACGATTCAGTTCGTCGTCGCTGGCAGCCCTTGCGATCATTGCGTCAATTGTGATCGAGGAGTTCGTGACGGCAGCTTTCCTGGCGTTCATTCTTCTGGTTGCGGATCAAGTGCTGCGTCGCACGGCGTTTGGTGCACAGAGGGCCATCGAGCAGCTCGTGCGCCTCACTCCGGATACTGCTCGTCTGATCGAAGATGGGCAAGAGCGCATGGTTTCGATCTCCGAGATCAAAGTCGGCCAGATGGTGCGGGTGCGGCCTGGCGAGAACCTGCCGGTCGACGGCCGGGTGCGCAGCGGGCGTTCGACGGTGAATCAGGCGTCGCTCACTGGTGAGGCGATGCCGGTCGAAGTGCAGCCTGGTGCCGATGTTTACGCGGGCACGACGAATCTGACGGGCGGCATCGATGTCGAAGTGCTTCAGGTCGGGGCGGAAACGACGATCGGCAAAGTTTCGACACTGATCCGCGAAGCCGAGTCGATGAAGAGTCCGCGACAGTTGCTTATCGAGCAGGTGGCACGGTTCTTTGTCCCGATTGCGGTGTCGGTGGCGGCGCTCGTGTACTTCATTACGGCAACGAACCCAGCGACGAAGGAAATTGCAGGGCTTACGGCTGTGACGGTGCTAGTCGTCACATGCCCGACAGCACTTTTGCTGTCGAGCCCGAGCGCGATGGTCGCGGCGTTCGCGTCGGCGGCGCGACTGGGGATCATGGTTAAACGACCGGATTACATCGAGGCGGCGGCTTCGATCGATGCGATCGTGCTCGACAAGACCGGCACGATTACCACGGGCAAGTTCGGCGTTTCGCGTCTTGCTCCGGTGCCCGGCGTGGAGGGAGCGGCACTGCTCGAAGCGGCTGCCAATGGCGAGCAGCACTCGAACCACCCGCTTGCGCAGTCGATCCTTGCGACAGCGCAGGCTGCACGCATCACGGTTGATGGTTCGAGTGAGTATGAGGAGTTTCATGGACGTGGTGTGCGGGCACGGACGACGCTGGGCGATTTGCATGCTGGGCGTGCGTCGTGGATCATGGAGGTCAATCCGTCGGCCAAGGCTGCGATTGAGCAGGTGCAGGCTCGCATTGAAGGAATGTCGGGCGTGCATGTGATGCGAGACGGGCAGTATCTCGGCGCGGTGGGGCTCGAGGACAAGGTGAGGCCGAACGCACGGAATGTGCTTGAGAGGCTTCGCGAACTGGGGCTGCGGACGATTTCGATCTTTACGGGTGATCGGCTTGATGTGGCCAAGCGTGTTGGCATCGCGGTTGGTGCCGATTCGATCGAGGCCGAGTGCCTGCCTGAGGAGAAGCACGAGCTCATTCGCCAGATGGTCGGCCAGGGCTACCGCGTGATGATGGTGGGCGACGGGATCAACGACGGCCCGGCATTGGCCGAGGCGGACGTGGGTGTTGCGATGGGGCTTTCGGGGTCGGACATCGCGGCCAACAGTGCTGGTATCGCGTTGATGACTGACGAACTCAATCGCCTGCCGTTCCTGATTGAGCTTGCTCGCCGTACCAAGTCGATCATCGCGCAGAACATCGCGGTTTCGATTTTGATGGCGTTGATCGGGCTGATCCTGGCTGCGACTGGGCAGTTTGCGCGTGCGGGCGAACTGGGGGTGGGTTTTGCTGCGTTGTATCACTTCCTGCCTGACGTGTTTGTGATCGGTAACAGTTTCAGGCTTTTCCGATTTGGCGAGGAGTTCCTTGAGGCTGAGCAGCTCAATAAGGCCAATGCTGAGCGAGTCCGCATCGTGCGTGACGCGAGCGTGCGCAATCTGACGGCTGCAGCGACTTGAACACAATCGGCAACGTGTACTTTGCAAATGGGTGTGTATCACCTAGGGATATTGCGTTCCTGAAGTGTGTACACTTGCGTCGATCGGGCGGAATGGGGATCTGTCCGCGTCGGTCAGTTCATCCTTAACGAAAACGTTGTAGGGTGTGAGCCGGGGGGGGGAGAATCGGGCAAGGTGGTGTGTAGCCACAATGCTCGGCTCGCTACAACACGGAACCATTGGAAGCAAGCATGCACATTCAGGAAAATGGCAATGAACAGGTCGCTGGCCTCGGGCTCGAGCGCGACCTTTTGTGGGACGCACTGGTGGATTGCCCCGGAGTCGGTGTTGCAGTCATCAGCGCGAGCGGCGTGTTCGCGTACGCCAATGATGAGTTTCGCCTTCTTTACTTCGGCACGACAATTGCGCACCTCGAAAAACGTGTCTTGGCGGATCTCTTCCCACGCGAGTGGGCGGAGGAGCGGTCGGGGTTCATCGCCCGCGCACGATCCGAGCGGAGCCCGGTGGTGGTGCGCGAAATCTGGCGTGGCCGACAACTGATCGCAACGATCAGGCCGATCGTTGACGAGACGGGCGCAGTGAACACGGTGGTGGTGATTTCGAGGCCGGTATCGCGCGACGAGCGGCCAGATCTGACTTGCCCACTGACTGAATCGAGTTACGTGGAGCTCGGGCCTCTGAACGTTCTGACTGCGCGTGAACTCATGGTGCTGGCGCTGGTAGGACAAGGACTGACGCTCAAGCAGATCGCTGAGCGTCTGGGGCGGTCGTTCAAGACGATCGACAACCATCGAGCGTCGATCGGGAAGAAACTGCGCCAGACTGACCGGGTCGCCCTGAGCATCATTGCGGGCCGCGCTGGGCTGGTGCCGGGTGATGAATCCCGTACGCGAGTTCGGCAGGCGAGCAGCAACTGATCTGGCTTGGGACATTGAACTGAACGAACGTGGTGACCGATCGCGGCATCCTTTCGTGCTGAGCCATTCCTATGGGCGAAGTCGAACGACGGAGGCGGGGATGCTGCGCATCCTGATGAGTCGATGACACTCATTACGCTGCTACTTGTCGTTGTGTTTGGGACGATTCAGGAGGGAGAGGTTCCAACGCGTGCGATCCCGCCGATGTATGTCGCAGTTGCGAGCGAGCCGATCGATCAGTTTCCGTATGACGGTTTTACGACTACCGATGCGTTCGGGCGCACAATCAGGTTTTATCTGTCGAAGCCTCCGGGGCCTGACTCGCTGCTTCCGTTGATTGTGTGTGTGCAGGGGTCGGGTAGCCAATCGGTGTTTGTCGAGGTGGAAACGCCCAGCGGCAAGCGGATCGGATCGGGTGGGCCTGAGGCGATGATGCTGGGTCTTGCACGCTCGCGAGCAAGAATTCTGGTGGTGGAAAAGCCGGGCGTCGAGTTTCTTGTGCAACCAAGCCAGCCGGGATCGGCGATGGAAAGCACCGAGGAGTTTCGGCGAGAGCACACGCTCGATCGGTGGACAGAAGCGATTCACGCCGCGATCAACGCTGCGAGTGTACTGCCGGGGGTAGACGCTTCGCGGGTGCTGGCGGTTGGCCACTCCGAAGGCGGACAGGTTGTGTGTCATCTTGCAGCGAAGAACGCGAGCATCACGCATGTCGCGACGCTTGCTGGCGGCGGTCCGACGCAGTTGTTTGATCTGATTGAACTGGCGCGATCGAGCGGGTTTGGGCCTCCGAATGCAGACGCTGAGGAGCGCGTGGAGTGGCTGCTCGATGGGTGGCGGCGTGTCCTTGGCGACCCTGATGCGCATGATGAGTTCTGGCTTGGGCATCCGCATCGCCGATGGTCGAGTTTTCTTGCGACATCGCCGGTCGAGGCGATGCACAAGTCGAAGGCCCGCGTGTTCATCGCTCAAGGCACCGCCGACCAGGCATCACACGTTTCGGCTGCGGAAGTGCTTTACGCCGAACTGCTGTCTCGGGGTCGCGATGTGACCTACCTGCGAATCGAGGGCGGCGACCATGGATTCCGTTCGCCCGCCGACGCGGATGGGTGGAAGAGCGTGCACTCGAATGTTCTGGCGTGGTTCCTGGGCGAGTGAACCTGCTCCAGTTCGTGGCGGAATGAACAGTCTCATCGAGTCGAAGCGGCGTGCATGTTCACGCCCATGCGGACTCCCCCACTTTGCGCCTCGGCAGTCGCTCGGCAATGCCCGTGGTTCGCTGGATGTCATGGCCTGTCTGGTGCTGGTTCATTGCGATCAGCGTCAATCGTGCGCATGAAGGCCCTATTGTGAGCCTGTGCCGATTGGGTGGGATGCGGGGTCTACGATCGCTCCCTTGCTGAGCTTGGTGCATCAGAGGAGTTCGATCGATATGGGTATGCCTGACGGATTTGTATGGGGAGTGGCTTCGGCCTCGTATCAGGTCGAGGGCGCGGCTGCGGAAGGCGGGAGATCGCCCAGTGTCTGGGACGAGTTCTCGCGGACTCCGGGCAAGGTTCTGGAAGGGCACACCGGCGATGTGGCGTGCGACAGTTATCACCGGATTCAAGACGATGTCGATCTGATCGCGGGTCTTGGCGCGACCGGGTATCGGTTTTCGATCGCCTGGCCTCGGGTGATGCCTTCGGGTGTGGGGACGATCAATGTGGAGGGTTTGTCGTATTACGACCGGTTGATCGATGCTTTGCTCGCTCGTGGCGTAGATCCGTGGGTCACGCTCTTCCACTGGGATATGCCGGCGTGTCTGTTTCACCGCGGGGGGTGGCTCAACCGCGACAGTGCGGCCTGGTTCGGCGAGTACACGCAAGCGGTGGTCGATCGACTCTCGGACCGCGTGACGCACTGGTTCACTCTCAATGAGCCTCAGATTTTCCTGGGCCTTGGCCACTCCGAAGGCACCCACGCTCCGGGGCTCAAGTTGTCGCGTAAGGATGTGCTGCGGGCTACGCATCATGCATTGCTTGCGCATGGCACATCGACCCAGATCATCCGCGCCCGCGCGAAGGTGCCCAGCCAGATCGGGTGTGCTCCGGTGGGCAATCTCAAGTCTCCGGCGACGGACTCGCCGAGCGATATTGAAGCAGCCCGGGCCGAGACGTTCCGCGTGCCGGTGAAGGGCTGGACCTTCAACTACACTTGGTACTGCGATCCGATGCTGCGCGGGTGCTACCCGGAAGACGGGCTCCGACTTTTTGGGGCTGACGCGCCTGATGCAAGCGATGCGGACATGAAGACCATCCATCAACCAATGGATTTTTTCGGCGTCAACATCTACAACAGCGATGTGGTTCGTGCGGGTAAGAATGGCCAAGCCGAGCAGGTCACGCGCAGTCCCGGATCCCCGATTACGATGTTTCGCTGGCCCATTCAGCCAGATGCGCTGTATTGGGGCCCTCGCTTCCTTCAGGAGCGGTACAAGCTTCCGGTGGTCATTACGGAGAACGGGCTCGCCTCGATGGACTGGGTGCACGCCGATGGCAAGGTGCACGATTCTGGCCGGATCGACTTCCTGACGCGATACCTGCATCAACTTGGCCGAGCGATCGACGATGGGGTGGACGTCCGCGGGTACTTCCAGTGGTCGATCATGGACAATTTTGAGTGGGCTGAGGGCTATGCGTTGCGTTTTGGTCTGGTGTACCTCGATTATCGAACGGGCGAGCGCCTCGCGAAGGATTCGTACCACTGGTATCGGTCGGTGATCGAGTCCAACGGTCGCAGCCTGCCCCGATCGATGTCGCCGTTGCGTTGAGAGCGATGGTGCATCCAATGCGGCAGGTCGCCCGAAACTGGAACAGTTACGGAATGGTTTTCCAGTGGCGTCCATGGCCCGAACTGGCCTTGAGTACCCATAATTATTATGATATCGCGCGCAATCGGGCTTGACAGGCGGGCCCAAATATGTAGATTGATGTAACTGTTACTTACTGCAGGGTCCAAACGGGGAACTTGCGGGCACACCTCATGGAGCGTTGAAGGAGGGATCTCGATATGCGTAGCAAGATGATCGGTGCGGCCATGATCGCGGCGATGGGCAGCGGCGCGCTGGCGGGCGGGCCCAATCTGGTGTCCAATGGCAGCTTTGAGACACCGGGTCCGGGGTTCGTGCTTTTTCAAGGGTGGGAGAACTATGGCGGCGGGGTCTTTGCGGATCAGTCAGTTGAGATTCCGGCACAGGACGGCGTGACCAGTGCCAAGATGTTCGGGGAGTTCACAGGCTCGCAGAATGATCAGGTGTTGGTCCAGACCGTCACGGGCATCAGTGCCGGTCAGACGTACACCCTCAGTGCTCACGCGTGGCACAATGACTTTGACGCGGTTCAGCCGGGCAATCTGGTTCTGCTGCAGATGGTGTTTCGTAACGCTCAGGGAGCGAACCTAGAGGCGCTCGAAGTGGTGGCCATCAACCCGGCATCCACGCCGACCAATCAGTGGAATCTGGTTGAGGTGAGCGGGATTGCTCCGCCCAATACCAGTCAGATTCTGGTTGCCTTGTTGCACCTGCAACTCGACGGGGTGGCTGCGGGGGCCACGTTCTGGGACAACGTGCAACTTGTCGAAGGCGGCGGCAGCGGGTGCAACAACCCGGCCGACTTCAATGGTGACGGTGTGCTCGATTTCTTCGATGTTCAGGCGTTTCTTGCGGCTTTTTCGCAGGGCTGCCCATAAAAATTGCTTCTGTCAAACCTGATCCACGACGTCCAGGCGAAGCGCCGAGCCACCATACTCGGCGTTTCTTTTTTGCGTGATGAGTGTGACGTATGCGTCGCAACCGGTCAGCCCTTGACCGCACCGCTGGTGAGGCCGGAGATGAACTGCTTCTGAAGCAGCAGGAACAGCACGGCGACGGGAGCAAT encodes:
- a CDS encoding flavin reductase family protein: MSMADTIDRALGFLGVGTCIMTSAYDGQRAGMRVLSAQPCSLEPRLIAVAARKGHPIEPLIRDSHYFAICVVDTSQKLVLRKFNADPVDFEEMDSFEDPFDAFAVDQLVTGSPILTKCIAALDCEVVRHFDLEADHEIFVGLVLAARAGV
- a CDS encoding DUF2339 domain-containing protein, whose protein sequence is MDHVNARILKRLADIEKRLARLEQVGGLDDLTIHQPATDQVDTPPLPPAEIPLHTERPAYSSPRTNESLELPAYADPPRAATAKTDSTKPHATMEQLIGGRWFLVLGALIVVAGVGFFLKLAYDQGWIGAIPPAVRCLFAACFGVALIGTGLLVERRFGRFASIGIIAAGQGVLFTTAYAAYAFFALVGSGTTFILLVSVVVLGIGLALRSGSLTLAILSMACGYITPILLSKSSSPDWALPPYLLSLLLVGSVLAVRDRRYHALAPIVWWATGIFGFLWIAAVGAPAVGAAFVVLTWGIVHATRLALPRRNERNMRLRAGVVSFSTTLWTVGSLWVLADNFGLTSMWLVPAGAAMATLLGGLALAGMLDAFTQKPETTAESVGASLLCQAGALLPVAILVGIDTAWSQIAIWVLLGLGASAAGHWMRAVSLAFYGGALLVIGAARVLIEVGSPLHIGTPTVLGIVPSWWMGLMLISAAAWFVAAELTRHPVEQDAHETNLALKVLRIFQIVIACGLIALSVVHPDVTARGVLLAYIVFSVVGLGLLATRNREWLCVASVVFAFLASLVWIATFPNSDWYLSRTPTPLFTHPGLLWCLPLVGLWAAFALVVARRTEDQIRTARYVGWGTALLLLLLATTLDVARVAGSMTNDHTLRAGSVSFWWAICAIVMLLTGFIRRIPWLRYVGIGLLLLTVAKALTYDISQVSPVVRVACFIALGLVLLGVAAQYLRSSRSGQIGGRT
- a CDS encoding NAD(P)-dependent glycerol-3-phosphate dehydrogenase — protein: MTRAQKSGKLPAFSRTCVLGLGQMGLVSAGLLAGTDRTDPGHAPEVVMWGHSEDEAGLIVQTRSSRRLPGFVLPDAVRVALTDADALEGVDLVVVAIPVQFIRSVFERLRSHIPRGAAMLSVAKGIENKTLLRPTQIMADVLADDMDAAPRPLGVLSGPTIATELARRLPATMVVASDAPGFSQRVQQLFSASWLRVYTNDDMLGVELAGAMKNVIAIAAGIIDGLGAGSNAKSALLARGLAEITRLGTAMGASSATFFGIAGVGDLATTCFSPEGRNRSLGEALGRGARLATYLAESPFVVEGVATTKSVVDLAQRFRVEMPIVEATHAVLFEGLDPIDAIGMLMSRDLKSEQASER
- a CDS encoding cation-translocating P-type ATPase, giving the protein MTQASASKTHDHDHKHDHKHDHKHDHKHDEGVACCSHHEIQSDRYLIVYLVGGVLALVSWVANAFNVTDPAVAKLPALVGALLLGSTLFRAAFKEILRARFSSSSLAALAIIASIVIEEFVTAAFLAFILLVADQVLRRTAFGAQRAIEQLVRLTPDTARLIEDGQERMVSISEIKVGQMVRVRPGENLPVDGRVRSGRSTVNQASLTGEAMPVEVQPGADVYAGTTNLTGGIDVEVLQVGAETTIGKVSTLIREAESMKSPRQLLIEQVARFFVPIAVSVAALVYFITATNPATKEIAGLTAVTVLVVTCPTALLLSSPSAMVAAFASAARLGIMVKRPDYIEAAASIDAIVLDKTGTITTGKFGVSRLAPVPGVEGAALLEAAANGEQHSNHPLAQSILATAQAARITVDGSSEYEEFHGRGVRARTTLGDLHAGRASWIMEVNPSAKAAIEQVQARIEGMSGVHVMRDGQYLGAVGLEDKVRPNARNVLERLRELGLRTISIFTGDRLDVAKRVGIAVGADSIEAECLPEEKHELIRQMVGQGYRVMMVGDGINDGPALAEADVGVAMGLSGSDIAANSAGIALMTDELNRLPFLIELARRTKSIIAQNIAVSILMALIGLILAATGQFARAGELGVGFAALYHFLPDVFVIGNSFRLFRFGEEFLEAEQLNKANAERVRIVRDASVRNLTAAAT
- a CDS encoding PAS domain-containing protein; amino-acid sequence: MHIQENGNEQVAGLGLERDLLWDALVDCPGVGVAVISASGVFAYANDEFRLLYFGTTIAHLEKRVLADLFPREWAEERSGFIARARSERSPVVVREIWRGRQLIATIRPIVDETGAVNTVVVISRPVSRDERPDLTCPLTESSYVELGPLNVLTARELMVLALVGQGLTLKQIAERLGRSFKTIDNHRASIGKKLRQTDRVALSIIAGRAGLVPGDESRTRVRQASSN
- a CDS encoding alpha/beta fold hydrolase gives rise to the protein MTLITLLLVVVFGTIQEGEVPTRAIPPMYVAVASEPIDQFPYDGFTTTDAFGRTIRFYLSKPPGPDSLLPLIVCVQGSGSQSVFVEVETPSGKRIGSGGPEAMMLGLARSRARILVVEKPGVEFLVQPSQPGSAMESTEEFRREHTLDRWTEAIHAAINAASVLPGVDASRVLAVGHSEGGQVVCHLAAKNASITHVATLAGGGPTQLFDLIELARSSGFGPPNADAEERVEWLLDGWRRVLGDPDAHDEFWLGHPHRRWSSFLATSPVEAMHKSKARVFIAQGTADQASHVSAAEVLYAELLSRGRDVTYLRIEGGDHGFRSPADADGWKSVHSNVLAWFLGE